TGGCCCGCCAGACCTTTCTGCCCGCCCAGACCCTTTGGTCCTTCCAGAAGCGCCCGGGGCTTCTTGCCCAGGACATCCGCGACGTCGAGGCCTGGCAGTTGCCGTGCGGCCTCCTTCAGGAGCAGATGGACCGGGCTGAACCCCCGGTTGACGTATGCCGCGGTACCGGTGGGCACCGGAACCAGCAGGAACCCGCTGCCGCCGCGGGCCGCTGCCCTGACCGCCGCGGCCAGCGCCCTGCCAAGGTTCCTCCCAAGCTGGTGCTGGCCGTGCCTTTTGAACGACAGCAGGCCTTGAGCCAACTCGTCCCGGTACACCCCCGCGGCCACCACCGGCAGCATGATGGTCCCGTCGACATCCATCAGCGCGGGGGCTCCGCTTTCGGCGCGGAAGGGGTCCCTGGTCAGCTGGCGGATGCGGCTGCAGCACGAGGCGCAAAGGGTCCGGTCTTCGGCCCCGCAGCAGACGCAGTCCACCGGCACCGCCAGTGCAAGGAGATCTGCCGCCGCGCCGGACACCCAGTCGGCAAGGCGCAGGAGCGCTGCGGCGTGTTCGGCCCTGTGCAGTGCCGGCCAGGGCGGCGGCGGCTGAAGGTCGGGATCCATCCGCCGGGTCCCCTGCCGGCCAGGGCCAGCTGTTCCGCTTCCTCCGGATATTCCGTTCACTGCCCCAGCATGCAGCAGATGCCCAGGCATCAGGAGAGTCTGGCGCACCTATGTGGACAAGTCGGATGACAGGGGTCAGCCGGGAAACGCGGGGTCGATGGGACCCTTGATCTGCGGCGACCAGCCATTGCCGAGGCGCTGGAAGATACCCTCTCCGGACTGGACGTAGATGTCGTCTGCACCATTTCCGGCACTGATGGCAACCAGTCCGGGCCAGGGAGCCAGCTGCTGCGGCTGTCCGGAGGTGAGGGACAGCAGCTCCGGCGTGACGTTCGCACCGGCTGCCTCCTTCATAACGGCAACGGTGGTTCCGTTCACCCAAACACCTTGGTCGGGATCGCCGGCGCTGACCAAAGTGATGGGCGCGGTCAGTTCGCGCGGCGTGCCGTCGCCGGCGCGGATCACCCCGGCCACCTGCACCTTGGACTTCCCGTTCTGCTCTGAAATGACCAGGGCGCGCACGCCGTCGCGTGAGATCCGGAGCTCCTTCACCGTCCGGCCGGCAAGCCACGATGGCGCCAGCGTCACGGACGGGACAGGTGCCCCCTCCGCCACTCCGGTGGGATGGAACGCCACGACTTCGGTGGCACCGGTAGCACCGGGTCCGGCCGTCCACACCCAGTCGTTAACACTGAAGGACGGCCGGCTGAGGGTGCTCCGGGTGGTCAGGGCACGGGCAGGTTGCCCCGGGCTGATGCTGTAAAGCGTGGTGCGGCCGTCGTTGAGGAAGGCGGCGGTCTGCGACACCGGGGATTCCGCAGGGTAGCGCGGGTTTAGCGCGGAGACCGGCTGCATGTCGGGCAGTGGCGAAACGCGGTTGTTTTCGTAGCGCACCAACTCATTGCCACTGATGGCGATCTGGCGGGAAGGAACGGTTTTATCCAGCACCGGAGGAAGGACGGACCCGTTGTCCTCCACCCGGACCAGGTCCTGGTTGGCACGCAGCTCAACGTTGACAACGTCGGGCTGGCTGCGGAACGTCAGGGTCAGCTGCATCTGCATGCGCAACCGGTCCTCCGCCGAGGTTTCCGTCAGCTCCTTTGCCGTCAGATCCACCTGCGCGGCCCCGGAGACCACCGGGACAGACTCACGTGCCAGCTTGATTCCCGATGGGAACGCGCTGGCGACGGCGCCGCGGAGGTATGGGGCGGGCCCGGCCAGCAGCGCGCTGGTCATGGCTTTGACCGTCTTGTTCTTCAGGAACCAGCGGACATCCGGGATGGCGTAGGTGAACGTGGGGTCGTAGAAGTAGATGGGGTAGGCGCCGTAGATCACTTTGAACGTTTCCTCGGCAATGGCCGTCCCGTCCGGAATCGCGGAGATCCGCCACTCGCCGTCCACCTGGGTCACCGTCACCGGAATGCGTTCCACTGTTCCCGGCGGCGACTGGGTGGCGATGCCGTCGCCGTCCACGGTGTAGGAGACATCCAGCTCGTAGTTGAAGACGTTTTCTGTTTCTGTGGGGACGACGCGTGCCTCCCGGTAGACCAAGGCTCGTTTGTCCGGCTTCCAGGACACCGCCGACGCCTGCGTCAGGTACTGCCGGGCCACGGCGTAGTCGTCCTCGTAGCCGCTGCCGGCCCGGTAGAAGTAGTCGATGATTGTTTCCGGGGACGCACCGGGCTGGGGTGCTGCGGGAAGGAAGACGGGCGCGTTGACGTTGCCGGCGCTGCTTTCGCTGCTTTTCCCCACCGGGCCGGAGGTGGGGATCCGCGCGCAGCCCGACAGGAGGACGATGAGCAGCACGAGCAGTGCCGCGGGGTACCTGGCATGGCGCATCGAGGCCCTCATGGTGTCTCCTCGGGGGGCCGCACTGGGGCGGGACCGGCCGCACCAGTCTGGAGCAGCAGCATGTTTTTGTAGTCCTGTTCCGCGGGGATGCTTCCCGGCGCTCCGGGTATGGTGGCGTCCCTGGGTTCCAGTTGAACTGGTGACTCGGTGATTGCGCCGTCCTGGCGCAACGGAAGGGTCAGCCGGAAGTTGGCGCCATCGCCTTTCCTGCCCCATGCCTGGAGCCAGCCATGGTGCAGTTTGGTGTCCTCCATGGCGATGGACAGTCCCAGGCCGCTGCCTCCTGTCGTGCGGGCGCGGGCGGGATCGGCACGCCAGAACCTGTCGAAGACCCTGGCCGCCTGCGATGGGTCCATTCCGATCCCGTGGTCCCGGACGGAAACGCCCACCGCCGTCTCATTTATCGCGACCGTGACAGTCACCGGCTTGCCCTCACCGTGCTCCACGGCGTTCAGGATCAGGTTCCGCAGGATCCTGTCGATCCGCCGGGCATCCATTTCCACGATCACGGTCTCTTCCGGGGCTGTGTAGAGGATTTCCGAGCCATACTCGGCTGCGACCGGCGCCGCGCCCTCAATGACGTGGGCGATGACCTGGAGAAGGTCCTCAGGTTCAGCATCCAGGACCGCCACGCCTGCATCGAAGCGGCTGATTTCCAGCAGGTCGGAGAGCAAGGACTGGAAGCGCTCCACCTGGTTGTACAGCAGCTCGGCGGACCGTTTGTTGATGGGGTCAAAGTCGTCCCGGGCGTCGTACAGAACCTCCGCGGCCATCCGGACGGTGGTCAGCGGTGTCCGGAGCTCGTGCGAAACGTCGGACACAAAGCGCTGCTGCATCTGCGACAACGTGGCCAGCTGGGTGATCTGCTCCTGCAGGCTGGCTGCCATGTGGTTGAAGGAGGCACCAAGGCGGGCCACCTCGTCCTCGCCTTTGACCACCATGCGCTCCTGCAGCTGGCCGTCTGCGAGCTTCTCGGAAACCATGGCGGCGTGACTCACCGGGCTGACCACGTTGCGCGTGACATACCAGGCGACGGCGCCGATCAGCAGGACCAGTACCGCACCGCCGGCCCAGAGGACGCTTTGGATCTCATTCAGAGTTTGCTGCGCGGTGTTGAGGTCGTAGATCAGGTACAGCTCGTAGACAGTGCCGTTGAAGGTCACCTTGTTGCCCACGGCGATTCCCGGCCGGTCCTCGGTCCCAACGGGAATGACGGTGGATGCCCAGTACTGGTCCTTCCCGGATTCCTGGACTGCTTTGCGCAGGTCAGGGGGGATGACGCTGACCGTCAACTGGTCCGACGCGCGGGATTCAACCCAGCGGTTGCGGGGTTTGGTCTGGTTGGGCACCGCCTCGAAGACGTAGCGCCTTTGGATGACCGAACCGCGCCCTTCCACGGCGCTGAGCGTGTCCGAGACCAGGGTGATGACGCTCGACTGGTCGGTGACCTGGGCGCCGTCGAACGTCTCCTGAACCTGCTTTACGTTGTAGCGTGTCTCGGATTCGGCCTGCGTCAGCCGCTCCTGGAACAGGTTGTTGGCGATCTGGTTGGACAGGTAGGCACCCACGACAGCGAACGACGTCACGGCCAGCATCAGGGTGGTAAGAACGGTTCGGAACTGCAGGGACCGGCGCCAGCGCTGCTGCAGCGCCCGGCCAAGGTACCTCAGCCCCGGGAGGAAGCGGCGGACTCCGGTCCGCACCAGCCGTGCCACGCGCAGCGCCACGATCACGGCTCGACGCTGCCAGATCAGTGCGCGGAAGGCAACATGCCGAAGACCGGGAGTCACGGAATTTCCGGGTCCGGGCACGTTGGCCTCGTCGCCGCCCCGGGATGGGCTGTCCGGCCCGGCGCCGCGGCTCAAACCTTCATCAGCGGCGTGCGGCGTTGTGCGCTGGTCCGGTTCCCCGCCCTGCGCAGCGGGGTCAGACCCCTGCTTTGTAGCCGACACCACGCACCGTCAATACAACTTCCGGAGCTTCCGGGTCCTGCTCGATCTTGGACCGCAGGCGCTGGACATGGACGTTGACCAGGCGGGTATCAGCGGCGTGGCGGTAGCCCCAGACCTGCTCCAGCAGCAGTTCGCGGGTGAAGACCTGCCAGGGCTTGCGGGCCAATGCCACCAGCAGATCGAATTCCAGCGGCGTCAGGGAGATCCGCTCGCTGCCCCTGCTGACGGTGTGCCCGGCGACGTCAATGGTGATGTCCGCGATTTTAAGCGTCTCGGGGGCCTTCTGGTCGCCGGGGCGAAGGCGGGCGCGCACGCGTGCCACCAGTTCGGCGGGTTTGAACGGTTTGGGCACGTAGTCGTCAGCGCCGGATTCCAGTCCGCGGACGACGTCTGAGGTATCTGACTTGGCGGTCAGCATGACGATGGGCACATCCGACTCAGCGCGGATCTGGCGGCAGACCTCGATGCCATCCATACCGGGAAGCATGAGGTCGAGCAGGACCAGGTCCGGCCGCGACGACCGGAAAACGTCGAGGGCCTGGGCGCCGTCGGCGCAAAAGACCGGCTCGAAGCCGTCATTACGGAGGACAATTCCAATCATCTCGGCCAGCGCTTCATCATCATCTACCACCAGAATGCGTGCCTTCATAGCTATATATTCCCTTATCGGGATGGGTTTGTCCTGTTGAGCGGCTTCCGGGCATGGCGGGACACTAGGCCGGCCGACGGCGGAACTATAGTCTTGGGGTCATGCCCTGCATTGCCGGTGCGCGCCTTCCGGCGGCCGGCACGCGGGGCAGGCGGACTGATATGGGGGAGGAAATCAGTGTCAGCACAGGGGCCGGAGCGCGGGGAGCCCACGCCGGCGTGGCCCGGCAACAGACATGACGACGGCGGGTCCGCGGCGCCGGAGGACCCGGCCCGGCACCTGCCTGGGAGCAGCCGTGGGCGCCGCGCGTGGCAATCGGACACAGGCAAGCAGCCCGGCCCAGGGCAGCAATCCGCCGCCGAACAGCAGTGGGCGCCAGTGCACCCGGCGCAGCAGGCACCCGGGTGGGAGGAACGGCGGCCTTGGCAACAGCAGTCGCCGCAGCAACCGCCCCAGTGGCAACAGCGTGGACAGTACCCCTACTCCGACGCGCCGCACTCCGGCCCGCCCTACCCCGGTGCGCCTTACGGAGCCTCCCCCTACGGACAGCCCCGCTATGTCGCCCCGCCAAAGCCGGGCATCATCCCCCTGCGTCCCCTGATGTTCGGGGAAATCCTGGATGGCTCGTTCCAGGGCATCCGGCGCAATGCCAAGGCGATGCTGGGCGCCGGCATCCTGGCCCAGTCCCTGTCGGCCATCCTCGCCGCAGTGCTTACAGGGGTCGTTGCAACGTCGTCCGGGTCGATTGAATCCTGGGCGACGACCGCCAGCAGCGCCGACGTCGCATCCCTCGGGATTGGGCTGATGGTTACCTTTGCCTTTCTGTCCATCCTGTCCGTCTTCATGTCCGTGGTTCTCCAGGGCGCCATGGTGGTCCCCGTGGCAAGGTCCGTCCTGAACAGGCCCACCGGCTTCCGGCGCATGCTGTCCTTGGTGCGTCCACGGATCGGGGCGCTGATCAGGCTGGCCGCCGTGCTGATGGCTGCCGCAGTGGCCGCGATAGCGCTCTTCTTCGCCGTCATCGTGCTCCTGTTCTCCAATGTCCGCGGCGCGGCAGCGCTGCTGGTCATCCCGCTGATGATGGGCTTCGCCGTCCTGTTCCTCTGGGTGGCGATCAAGCTCATGGTGGCGCCTGCCGCCGTCGTCATCGAAGAACTGGGCGCCCTGGCCGGACTGCGCCGCTCGTGGACCCTCACGCGGGCGAACTGGTGGCGCATCCTTGGCATCACCCTGGTGGTGGGAATCCTGGTCGCTGTCATCACCCAGGTGGTCCTGATCCCCGCAAGCATCCTGCCGACGGTCCTGTCAGGAGTCGTCTCGCCGCACGGCGGCAGCGGGCAGGACGCGACGCTTACCGTGACCATCAGCATCATTACCGCGGTGGTCGGTGCCCTGGTGGGTGCGGTGGGCTACGCCTTCCAAACGTCTGTCATGGCCTTGCTCTACATGGACCTGCGGATGCGCAAGGACGGGCTGGATATCGTGCTGCTGCGCGACCTGGAGACCGGGGCGGATCCCGACGGGATCCCGGGCCGGAACGCCGGGACCGGCAGCACCCCGTACCCCGGGTACGGCACAGCCCCGGGGGCATGGCCGTATGGCCGCTGAGCCGCCGGTGCTGCCCGGAGCCGATGAGGCCCGGCGATGGGCGGCAGAAGAGTTGGCCAAACGTGAATACCGGGACGCCGCCCCCTCCTGGCTGGACACACTGTGGCGGAACTTCCTCAACTGGCTGCAGTCCCTTGACGGCTCGCCCGGGGATGCCGCACCGGTGCCCAGCCCCGTCATCGCCCTCGTCATTGCCGTCATCATCGCCGCCGCCATCCTCCTTGCCCGCCCCCGGCTGAACGCGCGGGGACGAAAGGCCAGCGACGTGTTCGAAAGGGAAACCGCACTGACCGCCGGGGACTACCGGAACCGCGCGGAAGCCGCAGCCGCGGCCGCACAATGGGGCGACGCCGTCGTCGACCGTTTCCGTGCGGTGGTCCGCAGCGCCGAAAACCGGACCATCCTTGATCCGCAGCCAGGCAGGACGGCAGACGAAGCCGCGCAGGCGCTGTCCGTGCCGTTCGCCGGTGAATCCCGGCGCCTGGCCCGGGCAGCGGCCACATTTGACGGCATCCGCTACGGAAACAGGGCAGCGGGCAGTGGCGATTACCAGGAAATGGTGGCACTGGACGTGGCATTGGACGCCACGAAACCTGCCGCCGCCGGCAGCACGGTGACACAGTTATGAGCGGACCCACCATTGCCGGCACGGAGCCTGGACAAGGCACGGACGCGGCCCAAGGAACGCGGCAGTCGCAAGGACCTGATCCGACGGGCCGGAAACTCCTGGCGGGCTCGCTGATGAGGTGGCTGCGGCAGCATCGTGCCGCCACCGCAGCAGCAGCGGTGGTGGCAGCTGCAATGGCCCTGGTCATCGGTACGCAGCTGGCGCCCAAGGGTGACAGGCTGCCCCTTTCAGTCCACAATGCCGGACCGGAGGGGGCCAGGGCGCTGAGCGAAATCCTGGGCCGGCGCGGAGTTTCTGTCCACACCCCCGGCCGGTTCGACGCTGCGCTGGACGACCTGCACTCAAGCTCCTCCCCCACCCTCCTGCTCTATGACAGGAACGGTGTGCTGGACAGGCAGCAGCTGGCCGGTCTGATGGCTGCTGCTGACCGCATGGTGGTGGTCACCCCCAGGCTGGACACCCTCGCCGCCCTTGACAGCGGCATCCACCAGGCCGGCGTCGTCCCCGACGCCTCTCCGGTCCTTGACCCCGGCTGCACCCAACCTGACGCGGAAGCAGCAGGACAGGTCACGGGCAACAAGGGATTCGTGTACGACGGCGGCACCACCTGCTACCGTGCGGCAGGAACCGCCGGGATGCTTGCCGTCAGCGGTGACGGCCGCCGGCTGGCCGTCCTGGGCAGCACGGCGGTCCTGGGCAACGACAAACTGGACGAGCTGGGAAACGCCGCCCTCGCGGTCCGGCTGCTCGGCGCGGCACCGGATCTCGTCTGGTACCTGCCCTCGATCGAAGATGCAGCGGCCAACGGGTCCG
This region of Arthrobacter sp. DNA4 genomic DNA includes:
- a CDS encoding ComF family protein is translated as MDPDLQPPPPWPALHRAEHAAALLRLADWVSGAAADLLALAVPVDCVCCGAEDRTLCASCCSRIRQLTRDPFRAESGAPALMDVDGTIMLPVVAAGVYRDELAQGLLSFKRHGQHQLGRNLGRALAAAVRAAARGGSGFLLVPVPTGTAAYVNRGFSPVHLLLKEAARQLPGLDVADVLGKKPRALLEGPKGLGGQKGLAGQKGLGRGARSQRVRGSMQVKSRARTKVLGRPCIIVDDVLTTGATIGEAARALHLAGAQVRGAVVLAATRPPAAADPGTPAAGPHGRSHDLEKNKLGKDE
- a CDS encoding LpqB family beta-propeller domain-containing protein: MRASMRHARYPAALLVLLIVLLSGCARIPTSGPVGKSSESSAGNVNAPVFLPAAPQPGASPETIIDYFYRAGSGYEDDYAVARQYLTQASAVSWKPDKRALVYREARVVPTETENVFNYELDVSYTVDGDGIATQSPPGTVERIPVTVTQVDGEWRISAIPDGTAIAEETFKVIYGAYPIYFYDPTFTYAIPDVRWFLKNKTVKAMTSALLAGPAPYLRGAVASAFPSGIKLARESVPVVSGAAQVDLTAKELTETSAEDRLRMQMQLTLTFRSQPDVVNVELRANQDLVRVEDNGSVLPPVLDKTVPSRQIAISGNELVRYENNRVSPLPDMQPVSALNPRYPAESPVSQTAAFLNDGRTTLYSISPGQPARALTTRSTLSRPSFSVNDWVWTAGPGATGATEVVAFHPTGVAEGAPVPSVTLAPSWLAGRTVKELRISRDGVRALVISEQNGKSKVQVAGVIRAGDGTPRELTAPITLVSAGDPDQGVWVNGTTVAVMKEAAGANVTPELLSLTSGQPQQLAPWPGLVAISAGNGADDIYVQSGEGIFQRLGNGWSPQIKGPIDPAFPG
- the mtrB gene encoding MtrAB system histidine kinase MtrB yields the protein MVSATKQGSDPAAQGGEPDQRTTPHAADEGLSRGAGPDSPSRGGDEANVPGPGNSVTPGLRHVAFRALIWQRRAVIVALRVARLVRTGVRRFLPGLRYLGRALQQRWRRSLQFRTVLTTLMLAVTSFAVVGAYLSNQIANNLFQERLTQAESETRYNVKQVQETFDGAQVTDQSSVITLVSDTLSAVEGRGSVIQRRYVFEAVPNQTKPRNRWVESRASDQLTVSVIPPDLRKAVQESGKDQYWASTVIPVGTEDRPGIAVGNKVTFNGTVYELYLIYDLNTAQQTLNEIQSVLWAGGAVLVLLIGAVAWYVTRNVVSPVSHAAMVSEKLADGQLQERMVVKGEDEVARLGASFNHMAASLQEQITQLATLSQMQQRFVSDVSHELRTPLTTVRMAAEVLYDARDDFDPINKRSAELLYNQVERFQSLLSDLLEISRFDAGVAVLDAEPEDLLQVIAHVIEGAAPVAAEYGSEILYTAPEETVIVEMDARRIDRILRNLILNAVEHGEGKPVTVTVAINETAVGVSVRDHGIGMDPSQAARVFDRFWRADPARARTTGGSGLGLSIAMEDTKLHHGWLQAWGRKGDGANFRLTLPLRQDGAITESPVQLEPRDATIPGAPGSIPAEQDYKNMLLLQTGAAGPAPVRPPEETP
- the mtrA gene encoding MtrAB system response regulator MtrA, which codes for MKARILVVDDDEALAEMIGIVLRNDGFEPVFCADGAQALDVFRSSRPDLVLLDLMLPGMDGIEVCRQIRAESDVPIVMLTAKSDTSDVVRGLESGADDYVPKPFKPAELVARVRARLRPGDQKAPETLKIADITIDVAGHTVSRGSERISLTPLEFDLLVALARKPWQVFTRELLLEQVWGYRHAADTRLVNVHVQRLRSKIEQDPEAPEVVLTVRGVGYKAGV
- a CDS encoding DUF4129 domain-containing protein, with amino-acid sequence MAAEPPVLPGADEARRWAAEELAKREYRDAAPSWLDTLWRNFLNWLQSLDGSPGDAAPVPSPVIALVIAVIIAAAILLARPRLNARGRKASDVFERETALTAGDYRNRAEAAAAAAQWGDAVVDRFRAVVRSAENRTILDPQPGRTADEAAQALSVPFAGESRRLARAAATFDGIRYGNRAAGSGDYQEMVALDVALDATKPAAAGSTVTQL
- a CDS encoding DUF4350 domain-containing protein, with protein sequence MSGPTIAGTEPGQGTDAAQGTRQSQGPDPTGRKLLAGSLMRWLRQHRAATAAAAVVAAAMALVIGTQLAPKGDRLPLSVHNAGPEGARALSEILGRRGVSVHTPGRFDAALDDLHSSSSPTLLLYDRNGVLDRQQLAGLMAAADRMVVVTPRLDTLAALDSGIHQAGVVPDASPVLDPGCTQPDAEAAGQVTGNKGFVYDGGTTCYRAAGTAGMLAVSGDGRRLAVLGSTAVLGNDKLDELGNAALAVRLLGAAPDLVWYLPSIEDAAANGSGKTLDDLAPGWARFLGPWLLLVAVVAILWRGRRHGPLVFEPLPVVVKAVETAEGRARLYQDSRAVDPARDNLRAGLLVRLSGKLRLGPGATAEDTIAAAARLLGRDPAGVRALVNERPTTEARLVAWSQALDKLEKEVMTR